From Pandoraea vervacti, the proteins below share one genomic window:
- a CDS encoding IS3 family transposase (programmed frameshift), with translation MEILTEPERRRRRTAQEKIAIVQETLEPGASVSAVARRHGVNANQVFGWRKQYQEGSLAAVKAGETVVPASELAAAIKEIKELQRLLGKKTLEVEILKEAVEWGRFKKPDCALALAAGGRPMKTVCEVLGVARSAVAVKRARSSDWRDGRRARVTNDAGLVEEIQAHVAHLPTYGYRRVWALLRRSREQSGAPCINVKRVYRVMREHQLLLRRPGVRQDKRRHDGRVAVERSNTRWCSDGFEFRCDDGTPLRVTFALDCCDREAISWAATTGGHSGDVVRDVMLAAVEQRFGTTQAAHPIEWLTDNGSAYIDYRTRSFARELGLEPLTTPVRSPQSNGMAESFVKTMKHDYVAYMDKPDAPTALSRLAIAFEHYNERHPHKALKYRSPREFRRNAVSST, from the exons ATCGAAATTCTGACCGAGCCGGAGCGCCGTCGTCGGCGCACGGCGCAGGAAAAAATCGCCATCGTGCAGGAAACATTGGAGCCGGGAGCGTCGGTGTCGGCCGTTGCACGTCGGCACGGCGTCAATGCCAACCAGGTGTTCGGCTGGCGCAAGCAATACCAGGAAGGCAGTCTGGCGGCGGTGAAGGCGGGTGAAACCGTTGTACCGGCATCTGAGCTAGCCGCCGCCATCAAGGAAATCAAGGAGTTGCAACGGCTACTCGGGAAGAAGACGTTGGAGGTCGAAATCCTGAAAGAAGCCGTGGAATGGGGCCGGT TCAAAAAACCTGATTGCGCGCTCGCCCTTGCTGCCGGGGGACGACCGATGAAGACGGTCTGCGAAGTTCTCGGCGTGGCGCGCTCTGCCGTGGCGGTCAAGCGAGCTCGCTCGTCCGACTGGCGCGATGGTCGCCGTGCCCGCGTGACCAACGATGCCGGGCTGGTCGAGGAGATTCAGGCCCATGTGGCGCACCTTCCTACCTATGGCTACCGGCGTGTCTGGGCGCTGCTGCGCCGCAGTCGGGAGCAGAGCGGTGCGCCGTGCATCAACGTCAAGCGCGTGTATCGGGTCATGCGGGAGCATCAGTTGCTGCTGCGCCGCCCCGGCGTGCGGCAAGACAAGCGGCGGCATGACGGTCGCGTTGCCGTGGAGCGCAGCAACACCCGCTGGTGCTCCGATGGCTTCGAGTTCCGGTGCGACGATGGTACGCCGCTGCGCGTGACGTTTGCGTTGGACTGCTGCGACCGCGAGGCGATTAGCTGGGCCGCAACGACCGGCGGGCATAGCGGTGATGTGGTGCGAGACGTGATGCTGGCCGCCGTCGAACAGCGCTTCGGCACCACGCAGGCCGCGCACCCCATCGAATGGCTGACGGACAACGGCTCGGCCTACATCGACTACCGCACGCGCAGCTTCGCTCGCGAACTGGGTCTTGAGCCGCTGACCACGCCGGTCCGTTCGCCGCAGAGCAATGGCATGGCCGAATCGTTCGTGAAGACCATGAAGCACGATTACGTCGCCTATATGGACAAGCCTGACGCACCAACAGCGCTCTCGCGTCTGGCAATCGCGTTTGAACACTACAATGAGCGCCACCCGCACAAAGCCTTGAAATACCGCTCGCCTCGCGAGTTCAGGCGTAATGCGGTGTCATCAACCTAA
- a CDS encoding LysR family transcriptional regulator, whose amino-acid sequence MANREFSERDLRSLRIFCAVAQASGFAAAEKQLNMSKASISRHIREVEETLGTRLCERGPSGFVLTHAGKVALELARDALKSLERIRPEIDAVRGVLSGTLSIGMVEHILSDVGCHISEALDALKTQAPDVKVELTVMTFNELDLALRERRVQIAIRGMYRREAGFHYQPLFIERHQLYVAKHRVKEASTLPLVYRTQPFVHEALNTLGLTRGPTASGLEAVAMLVLSGHYVGLLPQYYAASFAKRHAVVRVPSGPEYENAISAITEASRPRTRALDLFLDLLAQVHSGACP is encoded by the coding sequence ATGGCAAATCGGGAGTTCAGCGAGCGAGACCTTCGCTCGTTACGCATTTTTTGCGCGGTGGCGCAGGCGAGTGGCTTTGCGGCGGCCGAGAAGCAGTTGAACATGTCGAAGGCGTCGATCAGCCGACATATCCGCGAGGTCGAGGAAACGCTGGGCACGCGACTGTGCGAGCGTGGCCCGTCCGGCTTCGTGCTCACGCATGCGGGCAAGGTTGCGCTGGAGCTGGCCCGCGACGCGTTGAAGTCACTGGAGCGGATTCGTCCGGAAATCGATGCCGTACGTGGCGTGCTGTCGGGCACGCTGTCGATCGGGATGGTTGAGCACATCCTGTCGGATGTGGGGTGTCATATTTCCGAAGCGTTGGATGCGCTGAAGACACAAGCACCGGACGTGAAGGTCGAACTGACAGTGATGACGTTCAACGAACTCGATCTGGCGTTGCGCGAGCGTCGTGTGCAAATCGCGATACGCGGGATGTACCGGCGTGAGGCCGGGTTTCACTATCAGCCACTGTTTATCGAGCGTCACCAGTTATACGTGGCGAAGCATCGCGTGAAGGAAGCGTCGACGTTGCCGCTGGTCTATCGGACGCAGCCGTTCGTGCATGAAGCGCTCAATACCCTGGGACTGACGCGTGGGCCGACGGCGTCCGGCTTGGAGGCGGTGGCGATGCTGGTGCTCTCCGGGCATTACGTGGGGCTGCTGCCACAGTATTACGCCGCGTCGTTCGCGAAACGTCATGCTGTAGTGAGAGTGCCGTCGGGGCCGGAGTACGAGAACGCGATCAGCGCAATCACGGAAGCGTCACGGCCGAGAACTCGGGCGCTGGATCTGTTTTTGGATTTGTTGGCGCAGGTGCATTCGGGAGCGTGTCCGTGA
- a CDS encoding hemagglutinin repeat-containing protein, with product MKSHVNRRAHGVPRGSWAEGGLQRAMVRALVLAQIIAPVSVHAQVVAAPGANAPNVVQTANGLQQINITAPTAAGVSKNVYSQFDVPRQGVILNNSSTIVNTQQAGYVNGNPNLARDQAARVILNQVNSNSPSQLRGYLEVAGKAAQVVVANSAGIMVDGGGFINTTRGVLTTGTPIMGADGSLSGYQVNGGRLVIQGDGLNAANVDQVDLIARAVQVNAALHAKQLNVVTGTNRVDHETLSVQKTTADANAPDVALDVGQLGGMYAQRIFLVGTENGVGVSNKGVIAAQAGDLTLTTEGKLVTSGKTEATGNVLVNAKAGIDNQGSVYAGGRADVRTSGALDNGGVLSAAGDLTAQAIAVTSRGTLGAGIDSDGQPSLAGNLTLTASGKITATGRNVARGDMSFLAGALDVSGSRTNASRNLSLTSQLGDIDLQRAIVTASNALSVRAVQGILNAGGALSADTITLAALGWIDNADAQSVASTRLDVTGGRIDNQRGLFQSGGLLDVKGASLDNAGGRVVSLSGDGTSVDIAGDLHNAGGANASGASGGVIGANGELSVRAGTMTNTAQVVAGTQLHVSAGRLDNTNGTLSGEQINATVDTILTNRQGAISASTSTIRAAQLDNDHGLIDADTLSLAVSGEASNRSGEIRQYGDSVQSINVGGTLNNAAGTVASNARELTVDVGALTNDQGKIRHLGAGSLTVLSSGDVTNLTGLLGSLGVLKINAARIDNTGGELTAGNATWLTSTADVVNRNGAVYGTNGLTLSAASNVDNTAGSMQSGGAVKLRADGILTNTGGRISANGAHDALSIAAGSLANTSGQLTNAGDGETAVTAVRDVQNAAGTIGGNGKLTVDAATLSNVAGGRVVGGGDVLLGIAGALDNAAGQLFGGNSVTVTSATTRVANAGGTIESVGDVSLQVASLDNGNGIIRSNRDIGVAGAMSGAGQMTAGRNLTFSAVGDYANTSANRLRADGTLTLTSTGRFTNDGVLSAPGTLDVRAAEFVNNANGSINASTTQLSASGLFSNAGSIGGDTVRLKASHFYNGYGVLGNDVQVNAVDIENNGASAVIGGARRLALYASNSVANYDDALLYSTGDIEIARDGTRDGQGLLANQMALLTNRSANIVADGNLDVAARVINNSRTSIETQPGTPQSTTQSFGLYTAALPSGEQTLMHTSLTFPEWKWSAGRAPISSALLQALARPLTVDIPKSQVTNVDLAAKTFSLTKPLEESYQDMTTQGQGPCDDHGQCESTTKTRDVGKNPTQYFNSLVDNGDSYRIVFWPDWDPNTMIRPDQAISRGDLGIDQRDYNEITRVITTTRTRDELISASPEAKLQAQGSIRINADGGAINNQSSTMTAGSDLIRRATGGSVNDVGITLQETVTQTQTSTFYWHQKSGGDDDQVTVAYPVTPLPPTTLASLPAIAVGNQSVQSSGRNITVSSVDRSGNTVGSAGVTGGNATGPQLGNLSGTVANRQTLGSSAQAIPGLTLPRNALFQIPTAPGQTYLVATDRRFTEYGKFISSDYMLGELGLDPQKTQKRVGDGFYETQLVRDQITALTGKTLLAGYTSYLDEYTALLNNGVTYGKQFGLSVGVALSDAQMTQLTTDMVWLVSQEVTLPDGSVQSVLVPQVYLAQANTVDLTNTGALVAGGSVTLAATGDMQNSGQIVSDTATTILGDAIVNLGVIGSGGTTSLTSLGDIRNSGGRIGGKDVVVQAGRDLINESTTLTQTAGTDNGGSFTSSASATGIGAVGIISGSNSAAAVAARDVTLNAGAIASDGAVVVAAGRDINANTLTVGQSQTVGTTDGQNGGRDVIVQNVGSAISAGGNLTTVSGRDTTLSGATVVAGGNARVLAGNDVTVTAVKDSHVHDERSFGGSLQYTKSSLDEAVNGASVSAGNHVLIGAGQASAVGGVLGAYQINPVAASSGTGNLSVLGSSVSSQGNGTIALAATGDVNIGTVTQTHDSQKWQHDSSSGFLSKTEETSSSSSHQTIAVGSTVSGNAVGVSAGRDLVVSGSTVVGTQDVALQAGRDARIESAQNESQSSSFYEKKSSGFGSSGGVGVSYGKNEQRDQANDSSVTQTGSMVGSLNGNVSIVAGNDLLVRGSDIMAAGDITGIGQNVTIESALNQQHHDETHEFKSSGFTLAVKSPVIDAIQNVTNQVKSAVDSGGDARVSALRGYAAASGAVGAFGEAKGALSMLEAGKTPEAKVELSFGSSSSRSTSSVDTTQNVSSNIRSVGTTAFVATGDAASGKGNVNIIGSNIDAKDVLLQANNQVNVLSSKDTESTRSDNESKGGSFGVSFGTSGWGVSASFSKSNGDANSDSTFQNNSHINASNTAVIVSGSDTNIVGGNVNADKVIARVGGDLNIASVQDTSESSAHQESMGGGFSASMGGASGSFSYSRGNASGNYAGVVEQSGIQAGTGGFDVDVKGNTDLKGAYIASTADSSKNQLTTGTLTFSDIQNHSDYSANSFGFGGGGTFGNGGATERTTGPSSGKNTGGIAPMLPQSESGSERGVTRSGVSDGTITLTNGANQTQDLASLNRDTSNLNETVNRTPDLQNLLNDQSRLMAATTAAGEAVARDIGTYAEKKRDAAQKLADATTDPELKAQYQKEADNWKEGGDYRAAMHAAGGAIIAGLGGGNALGGALGAGLTSKLGGTLNELSENIQKARPTGNADIDQALAQIVATGVGTAVGAAVGGSSGAFTGYNVDRFNRQLHPDEKVLAKRILEDARRRGIVNQDGSPISIDQIENAMRSANNSAYGETAWTGMVVPLNGDTKAKEIYDSTGMRVFIDTSGNKYLVQNAAMLSPPPDALRDLIATNTGGGSSPYSWNVSSSESIGRSYADLPNSQGNGPFSPGFNTGDYSAGLGTSGRGLKPDYGTLNTGALSGVVAGVINFYDGSTYLSGGVAQTNPSSISWRPGLSATVGWIFGVASAEGTSSFLAGDGNQMFISIPTPFRVNVSGAITHSYGGATGIEFGIGTLGPLTVGVQPWGHSTQVTEPLK from the coding sequence ATGAAATCACACGTCAATCGCCGTGCCCACGGCGTGCCCCGGGGAAGTTGGGCGGAAGGTGGGCTTCAGCGTGCCATGGTGCGCGCGCTCGTGCTCGCCCAGATCATCGCCCCAGTGTCGGTCCACGCTCAGGTCGTGGCGGCGCCGGGCGCTAATGCCCCGAATGTCGTGCAGACCGCCAATGGGTTGCAGCAGATCAACATCACCGCACCTACGGCGGCCGGGGTGTCGAAAAACGTCTATTCGCAATTTGATGTGCCGCGCCAGGGCGTGATACTGAACAACTCATCGACCATCGTGAATACGCAGCAGGCGGGGTACGTCAACGGCAACCCCAACCTCGCGCGGGATCAGGCGGCGCGCGTCATTCTGAATCAGGTGAATAGCAATTCGCCCAGCCAGTTGCGTGGCTATCTGGAGGTGGCAGGAAAAGCCGCACAGGTCGTGGTTGCGAACAGCGCCGGCATCATGGTCGACGGCGGAGGCTTCATCAACACCACGCGCGGCGTGTTGACGACCGGCACACCTATCATGGGGGCGGACGGCAGCCTGTCGGGATATCAGGTCAACGGCGGACGACTTGTCATTCAAGGCGACGGTCTGAACGCGGCAAATGTCGATCAAGTCGATCTCATCGCGCGTGCGGTTCAGGTAAATGCCGCGTTGCACGCGAAGCAACTCAATGTGGTGACGGGGACGAACCGAGTCGATCACGAAACCCTCTCCGTACAGAAGACGACGGCGGACGCCAATGCACCTGACGTGGCCCTCGACGTAGGCCAGTTGGGCGGCATGTATGCGCAACGCATCTTCCTGGTAGGTACGGAGAATGGCGTCGGCGTTTCCAACAAGGGGGTGATTGCTGCGCAAGCCGGCGATCTGACGTTGACCACAGAAGGAAAGCTGGTGACGTCGGGAAAGACGGAAGCCACAGGCAATGTTCTCGTCAACGCAAAGGCCGGCATCGACAATCAGGGCAGTGTCTACGCGGGCGGGCGCGCCGATGTACGAACGAGCGGTGCGCTGGACAACGGTGGCGTGCTGAGTGCTGCGGGCGACCTCACGGCGCAGGCTATTGCGGTGACGTCCCGCGGAACGCTGGGGGCGGGCATCGATTCGGACGGACAGCCGTCGCTCGCGGGAAACCTTACGCTGACTGCGTCTGGGAAAATTACTGCCACTGGACGTAACGTCGCTCGTGGCGACATGTCTTTCTTGGCAGGTGCGCTCGACGTGTCCGGCAGTCGAACAAATGCGAGCCGCAATCTTTCGCTGACGTCGCAGTTGGGCGATATCGATCTTCAACGTGCCATCGTAACGGCTTCGAATGCATTGAGCGTGAGGGCAGTGCAGGGCATTCTCAATGCCGGTGGGGCGTTGTCGGCCGATACGATCACGCTGGCCGCGTTGGGCTGGATTGACAATGCCGATGCGCAATCGGTTGCGAGCACGCGCCTTGACGTGACAGGTGGTCGCATCGACAACCAGCGCGGGCTTTTTCAGTCTGGGGGGCTTCTGGACGTCAAAGGGGCTTCGCTGGATAACGCCGGTGGCCGCGTGGTGTCGCTCTCGGGCGATGGCACATCCGTCGATATCGCTGGCGACCTGCATAACGCTGGGGGAGCGAACGCCTCGGGCGCGTCTGGCGGCGTCATTGGAGCCAATGGCGAATTGAGCGTCCGCGCGGGCACAATGACCAATACAGCGCAAGTTGTCGCCGGAACGCAGCTTCATGTGTCGGCCGGGAGACTCGACAACACCAACGGGACGCTCTCGGGCGAGCAAATCAATGCGACGGTCGACACCATATTGACCAATCGTCAAGGCGCGATTTCCGCGTCGACCTCGACCATCCGGGCGGCGCAGCTCGATAACGACCACGGGCTGATCGATGCCGATACCTTGTCTCTGGCAGTGTCGGGGGAAGCATCGAATCGCTCCGGAGAGATCCGGCAATACGGCGATTCGGTCCAGTCGATCAACGTCGGCGGCACGTTGAATAACGCTGCTGGAACGGTGGCATCGAACGCCAGAGAGCTGACCGTGGACGTGGGGGCGCTGACGAACGATCAGGGGAAAATCCGCCACCTCGGCGCAGGCAGTCTCACGGTCCTGTCGAGCGGCGATGTCACCAATCTGACGGGCCTGCTCGGCAGCCTCGGCGTTCTGAAGATCAATGCGGCTCGCATCGACAACACGGGCGGCGAACTCACTGCGGGCAACGCGACATGGCTGACGTCGACCGCTGACGTCGTCAATCGCAATGGCGCGGTGTATGGCACCAACGGCCTTACCCTTTCAGCAGCGTCAAATGTGGACAACACTGCGGGATCGATGCAATCGGGCGGTGCGGTCAAGCTCCGTGCGGACGGGATATTGACGAACACCGGAGGACGCATCAGTGCCAACGGCGCGCACGACGCCCTGTCGATCGCTGCCGGCAGCTTGGCGAATACCTCGGGGCAATTGACCAACGCGGGCGACGGCGAGACGGCCGTCACGGCGGTTCGCGACGTGCAGAACGCCGCGGGAACGATCGGTGGCAACGGAAAATTGACGGTCGACGCCGCCACGCTGAGCAACGTTGCCGGTGGGAGAGTCGTCGGTGGCGGCGACGTCTTGCTGGGCATCGCCGGTGCGCTCGACAACGCTGCAGGGCAGTTGTTCGGCGGCAATTCGGTGACGGTGACCAGTGCGACTACACGCGTGGCGAATGCGGGTGGAACGATCGAGAGTGTTGGCGATGTCTCGCTGCAAGTCGCATCGCTTGATAACGGTAACGGCATCATCCGTTCGAATCGGGACATCGGCGTCGCCGGTGCGATGAGCGGCGCCGGACAGATGACCGCCGGCCGCAATCTCACGTTCTCCGCCGTGGGCGACTACGCGAATACCTCAGCCAACCGCTTACGGGCCGATGGCACGCTCACGCTGACATCGACGGGACGTTTCACCAACGACGGCGTGCTAAGCGCCCCCGGCACACTGGACGTTCGCGCCGCAGAGTTCGTCAACAACGCGAATGGCTCGATCAATGCGTCCACGACACAGTTAAGTGCCTCAGGCCTATTCTCCAATGCCGGCAGCATCGGCGGCGACACGGTACGCCTCAAGGCGAGCCATTTCTACAACGGCTACGGCGTATTGGGCAACGACGTGCAGGTCAATGCCGTCGATATCGAGAACAACGGCGCGTCGGCAGTCATAGGGGGGGCAAGACGACTCGCATTGTATGCGTCGAATTCCGTCGCCAACTACGACGACGCACTGCTCTACAGCACCGGGGATATCGAGATTGCTCGGGATGGCACACGCGACGGACAGGGGCTGCTCGCCAATCAGATGGCCTTGCTGACCAATCGTTCGGCCAACATCGTTGCCGACGGCAATCTGGACGTTGCGGCTCGTGTCATCAACAACTCGCGCACTAGCATCGAGACGCAGCCGGGAACGCCGCAGTCTACGACGCAGAGCTTCGGTCTCTATACGGCGGCGTTGCCCAGCGGCGAACAAACGCTGATGCACACGAGCCTGACGTTCCCCGAATGGAAATGGAGCGCAGGCAGAGCGCCGATATCGTCGGCCCTGCTGCAAGCGCTTGCGAGACCGCTGACCGTCGATATCCCGAAGTCTCAAGTGACGAATGTGGATCTCGCAGCCAAGACCTTCAGTCTGACGAAACCCCTCGAAGAGTCGTATCAGGACATGACGACGCAGGGTCAGGGGCCGTGTGACGATCATGGCCAATGCGAGTCGACCACCAAGACGCGAGACGTCGGCAAGAACCCGACTCAGTACTTCAACAGCCTTGTCGATAACGGGGACAGCTACCGTATCGTGTTCTGGCCAGACTGGGATCCGAATACGATGATCCGTCCGGATCAGGCGATCTCGCGTGGCGATCTGGGGATCGATCAGCGGGACTACAACGAAATCACGCGCGTCATCACGACGACGCGAACGCGCGATGAACTCATCAGCGCGTCTCCCGAAGCGAAGCTCCAGGCCCAGGGCTCCATTCGCATCAATGCTGACGGTGGCGCGATCAACAATCAGTCGTCAACGATGACGGCGGGAAGCGATCTGATTCGTCGCGCGACAGGCGGGTCCGTCAACGACGTCGGCATAACCTTGCAGGAGACGGTGACACAGACGCAGACGTCGACCTTCTACTGGCACCAGAAGTCTGGCGGCGACGACGATCAGGTGACGGTCGCCTATCCGGTGACGCCGCTGCCGCCAACGACACTTGCATCGCTTCCCGCGATTGCCGTCGGCAACCAGTCGGTTCAGTCCTCCGGGCGCAATATCACAGTGTCGAGCGTTGACCGTTCCGGCAATACCGTCGGTAGCGCCGGCGTAACGGGGGGCAACGCCACGGGACCGCAGTTGGGCAACCTTTCCGGCACGGTGGCAAATCGCCAGACGCTGGGATCGTCAGCGCAGGCCATTCCCGGCCTCACGTTGCCACGTAACGCGCTTTTCCAAATACCTACGGCACCGGGACAGACCTATCTGGTTGCGACGGATCGTCGCTTCACCGAATACGGAAAGTTCATTTCGAGCGATTACATGCTGGGCGAGTTGGGACTCGATCCGCAGAAAACGCAAAAGCGTGTTGGCGATGGTTTCTATGAAACGCAACTGGTCCGCGACCAGATCACGGCGCTCACCGGCAAAACACTGCTCGCGGGATACACCAGCTATCTCGACGAATACACGGCGCTGCTCAATAACGGCGTGACATATGGCAAGCAGTTCGGCCTCAGCGTAGGGGTCGCCCTGTCGGACGCGCAAATGACGCAGTTGACCACCGACATGGTCTGGCTGGTCTCACAGGAAGTCACCCTTCCTGATGGCTCCGTTCAGTCGGTGCTCGTGCCGCAGGTGTATCTGGCGCAGGCGAACACTGTCGATCTGACGAATACCGGCGCGCTGGTGGCCGGGGGCAGTGTGACACTTGCCGCGACGGGCGATATGCAGAACAGCGGGCAGATTGTCAGCGATACGGCGACGACGATTCTGGGCGACGCCATCGTCAATCTCGGTGTGATCGGAAGTGGCGGCACGACGTCGTTGACGTCGCTGGGTGATATTCGCAACTCCGGCGGTCGTATCGGCGGCAAGGACGTCGTCGTGCAGGCAGGGCGCGATCTCATCAACGAATCGACGACGCTCACCCAGACGGCGGGAACGGACAACGGTGGCAGCTTCACGTCGTCGGCGTCGGCCACCGGCATCGGCGCGGTCGGCATCATCTCGGGATCGAACAGTGCCGCGGCCGTGGCTGCACGCGACGTTACCCTCAATGCGGGCGCAATCGCCAGCGATGGCGCTGTGGTGGTCGCGGCAGGGCGCGACATCAATGCCAATACGTTGACGGTCGGCCAGTCGCAGACTGTCGGCACGACCGATGGACAGAACGGCGGTCGCGACGTCATTGTGCAGAACGTTGGCAGTGCGATCTCCGCTGGCGGCAATCTGACGACGGTCTCAGGGCGTGATACTACGTTGAGCGGAGCGACAGTTGTCGCAGGTGGCAATGCGAGGGTACTCGCGGGCAATGATGTCACGGTAACGGCAGTCAAAGACTCGCACGTGCACGACGAGCGCTCCTTCGGGGGCTCGTTGCAGTACACCAAATCGTCGCTGGACGAAGCGGTCAATGGTGCCAGCGTCAGCGCAGGTAACCACGTGCTGATCGGGGCAGGCCAGGCGAGTGCCGTCGGTGGCGTGCTGGGCGCATATCAGATCAATCCGGTCGCAGCCTCGTCGGGGACCGGCAATCTGTCGGTGCTGGGTTCGTCTGTGTCGTCGCAGGGTAATGGAACCATCGCATTGGCGGCGACGGGCGACGTCAACATCGGCACGGTGACGCAGACGCACGACAGTCAGAAATGGCAGCATGACAGCAGCTCGGGATTCCTCTCCAAAACAGAGGAGACATCGTCATCCAGCTCACATCAGACGATTGCGGTGGGCTCGACGGTGTCGGGCAACGCAGTTGGCGTGTCGGCCGGACGTGACCTCGTCGTGAGTGGTTCAACGGTCGTCGGCACGCAGGACGTCGCCTTGCAGGCGGGACGAGACGCGCGTATCGAGTCGGCACAGAACGAGAGCCAGAGTAGCTCGTTTTACGAGAAGAAGAGTTCTGGTTTCGGTTCGTCGGGTGGTGTGGGCGTTTCGTACGGCAAGAACGAGCAACGTGACCAGGCCAACGACAGCAGCGTGACGCAGACGGGCAGCATGGTGGGCAGCCTGAACGGCAATGTCAGCATTGTGGCGGGCAACGACCTGCTGGTCAGAGGCAGCGACATCATGGCGGCCGGCGATATTACCGGCATTGGTCAGAATGTCACGATCGAATCGGCGCTCAACCAGCAGCATCATGACGAGACGCATGAGTTCAAGAGCTCGGGTTTTACGCTGGCAGTGAAGTCGCCGGTCATCGATGCGATTCAAAACGTCACCAATCAGGTCAAATCAGCGGTGGATTCGGGGGGCGATGCGCGTGTCTCGGCGCTGCGTGGGTATGCTGCAGCAAGTGGCGCGGTGGGTGCATTCGGCGAGGCCAAAGGTGCGCTGAGTATGCTCGAAGCAGGCAAAACACCGGAAGCCAAAGTCGAACTTAGTTTCGGCTCGTCGAGCAGCCGATCGACATCGTCCGTCGATACGACGCAGAACGTGTCGAGCAACATCAGATCGGTCGGCACGACGGCGTTTGTCGCTACAGGGGATGCAGCGTCGGGCAAGGGCAACGTCAACATCATCGGATCGAACATCGATGCGAAGGATGTCCTTCTGCAAGCTAACAACCAGGTCAACGTCCTCAGCAGCAAGGACACGGAGTCGACGCGCAGCGACAACGAGTCGAAAGGCGGTAGTTTTGGCGTGTCGTTCGGCACGAGTGGCTGGGGTGTATCGGCATCGTTCTCGAAGTCCAACGGAGACGCCAACTCGGATTCGACGTTCCAGAACAACTCTCATATCAATGCGAGCAATACGGCGGTGATAGTGAGCGGCAGCGATACGAATATCGTCGGCGGCAATGTGAATGCGGACAAGGTGATTGCGCGTGTAGGGGGCGATCTGAACATCGCCAGCGTGCAGGACACGAGCGAGAGTTCGGCGCATCAGGAGAGTATGGGCGGCGGATTCAGCGCGAGCATGGGCGGCGCGTCGGGCAGCTTCAGCTATTCGCGTGGCAATGCGAGCGGCAACTACGCTGGTGTTGTTGAGCAATCGGGCATTCAGGCCGGGACTGGCGGGTTCGACGTTGACGTCAAGGGCAATACGGATCTGAAGGGCGCATACATTGCCAGTACGGCAGATTCGTCGAAGAACCAACTGACGACGGGCACGCTGACGTTCTCCGACATCCAGAACCATTCCGACTACAGCGCGAACAGCTTTGGCTTTGGCGGTGGGGGCACTTTCGGCAATGGCGGTGCTACCGAGCGGACGACGGGGCCGAGTTCGGGCAAGAACACGGGTGGCATTGCACCCATGCTGCCGCAGTCGGAGAGCGGCAGCGAGCGAGGCGTGACGCGCAGCGGCGTGAGCGATGGCACGATCACGCTGACGAACGGTGCGAACCAGACGCAGGATCTCGCCAGTCTGAACCGGGACACGTCGAACCTGAACGAAACGGTGAACCGCACACCGGATTTGCAGAACCTGCTCAACGATCAGTCACGCCTGATGGCGGCGACGACGGCGGCCGGGGAAGCGGTGGCGCGGGATATTGGGACGTATGCGGAAAAGAAGCGAGACGCGGCGCAGAAGCTGGCCGATGCCACGACCGATCCGGAGTTGAAGGCGCAGTATCAGAAGGAAGCCGACAATTGGAAGGAGGGTGGTGACTACCGTGCGGCAATGCACGCAGCGGGTGGCGCGATCATCGCAGGCTTGGGAGGCGGGAATGCGCTTGGTGGTGCATTAGGCGCAGGACTGACGTCGAAGCTCGGCGGGACTCTGAACGAACTGAGCGAGAACATTCAGAAGGCCCGTCCGACGGGAAATGCCGACATCGATCAGGCGTTGGCACAGATTGTTGCGACGGGCGTTGGTACTGCGGTGGGGGCCGCGGTTGGCGGAAGCTCCGGGGCGTTCACCGGGTATAACGTTGATCGGTTTAATCGGCAGTTGCATCCGGACGAAAAGGTGCTTGCTAAGAGAATCTTGGAGGACGCGAGACGGCGAGGTATCGTCAACCAAGACGGATCTCCGATCTCGATAGATCAAATTGAGAATGCTATGCGCTCAGCCAATAACAGCGCCTACGGTGAGACCGCGTGGACGGGAATGGTAGTGCCGCTCAATGGCGACACAAAGGCAAAGGAGATTTACGACAGTACCGGCATGCGTGTTTTCATCGATACGTCCGGAAACAAGTATCTTGTCCAGAATGCTGCGATGCTATCCCCACCTCCCGATGCGTTGCGCGACCTGATCGCAACGAATACTGGGGGCGGAAGTTCGCCGTACAGCTGGAACGTATCGTCGTCTGAGAGTATTGGGCGCTCGTACGCCGATTTGCCGAATAGTCAAGGTAACGGGCCGTTTTCACCGGGATTTAATACGGGGGACTATTCAGCAGGGTTGGGCACAAGTGGTCGTGGTCTTAAGCCCGACTACGGAACATTGAATACCGGGGCCTTATCTGGGGTTGTGGCCGGAGTCATCAATTTCTACGATGGATCTACCTATCTATCAGGAGGCGTGGCTCAAACAAATCCATCTTCAATTTCTTGGCGGCCTGGTTTAAGCGCCACCGTTGGCTGGATCTTTGGTGTTGCCAGCGCCGAAGGAACTAGCAGTTTCCTTGCAGGGGACGGCAATCAGATGTTCATTTCCATTCCAACACCTTTTAGGGTTAACGTTAGTGGTGCGATCACCCATTCGTACGGAGGGGCGACCGGGATTGAATTTGGCATCGGTACGCTAGGTCCGCTCACCGTCGGCGTACAGCCTTGGGGGCATTCCACTCAGGTAACGGAACCGTTGAAATAA